A single genomic interval of Agarivorans aestuarii harbors:
- a CDS encoding Trm112 family protein, protein MSVEHNLLEIVACPLCKGKLHYDKPNNELVCKFDRLAYPIKDGIPVLLVNEAREMSANELPQ, encoded by the coding sequence ATGTCAGTTGAACATAATTTGTTAGAAATCGTTGCTTGCCCCTTATGTAAAGGTAAGCTGCATTACGATAAACCCAATAACGAGTTAGTGTGTAAGTTTGACCGTTTAGCCTATCCCATTAAAGATGGCATTCCGGTTCTATTAGTTAATGAAGCTAGAGAAATGTCGGCCAACGAGTTACCACAATGA
- the lolD gene encoding lipoprotein-releasing ABC transporter ATP-binding protein LolD, producing the protein MSELTAQPVLVAKDIYKTYQDGNQLTEVLHGVDFEVNAGEAVAIVGSSGSGKSTLLHILGGLDEANKGEVNIDGQAIAGLSSKQLAKLRNQKLGFIYQFHHLLGEFSAIENVAMPLLIAGMAKKTAMQKAQVLLERVGLGHRLEHRPSELSGGERQRTAIARALVNEPSLVLADEPTGNLDSHSTESIYQLILELNRDLNTAFVVVTHDLALAAKFSRQAYMQDGNFVSKGE; encoded by the coding sequence ATGAGTGAGTTAACAGCTCAGCCCGTGTTAGTGGCAAAAGATATATACAAAACCTACCAAGACGGCAACCAACTAACCGAAGTATTACATGGTGTTGACTTTGAGGTGAATGCTGGCGAAGCCGTAGCCATTGTTGGTAGCTCAGGTTCGGGAAAGAGTACGTTGTTACACATCCTTGGTGGCTTAGACGAAGCCAATAAGGGTGAGGTGAACATTGATGGTCAAGCAATCGCTGGATTGAGTAGTAAGCAACTAGCTAAATTGCGTAATCAAAAGCTTGGCTTTATTTACCAGTTTCATCATTTGCTGGGTGAGTTTTCGGCGATTGAGAATGTGGCCATGCCCCTGTTAATTGCAGGAATGGCTAAGAAAACTGCCATGCAAAAAGCTCAAGTTTTATTGGAGCGGGTAGGCCTAGGACATCGCTTAGAGCATCGGCCTTCAGAGTTATCGGGTGGGGAGCGTCAGCGCACGGCTATCGCCCGCGCCTTGGTTAACGAGCCAAGCTTAGTGCTGGCCGATGAGCCAACTGGAAATTTAGATAGCCATAGTACCGAGTCTATTTATCAGCTAATCCTTGAGTTAAACCGTGATTTAAATACGGCATTCGTTGTGGTAACTCATGACCTAGCCTTAGCCGCTAAGTTTTCTCGTCAGGCTTACATGCAAGATGGCAACTTTGTCAGCAAGGGCGAATAA
- the lpxK gene encoding tetraacyldisaccharide 4'-kinase yields MKFWYQAKQQHWIKIILLLPLSGLFYLVANARRLAFKWSWLKSYRPPVPVAIVGNISVGGNGKTPVVLALVEAAKQRGFMPAVVSRGYGGKAPHYPFIVNATSQSSECGDEPLLIHQRTQCPVIVDPNRSAACKVAVEQGSDLIICDDGMQHYALQRDIEIAVIDAQRGLGNGLCLPAGPLRETASRLSMVDLLVSNGEPLFNAHSHLLQLQASGLRRVRDQQLVKDVTEFEAAIAGIGNPARFFDSLEGLGFDCKQRVSLDDHKHLSEEQHKELLEKRIIMTEKDAIKYRHTAGDEWYYLPVDSMLPDAFYQQFFSLLQEKIHVS; encoded by the coding sequence GTGAAGTTTTGGTATCAAGCTAAGCAGCAACATTGGATAAAAATTATTTTATTGCTGCCGCTTAGCGGCTTATTTTACCTAGTGGCTAACGCCCGTCGTTTAGCCTTTAAATGGTCTTGGCTTAAAAGCTATCGCCCACCAGTTCCTGTGGCCATTGTGGGTAATATCAGTGTTGGTGGAAACGGCAAAACACCCGTTGTATTAGCCTTGGTTGAAGCCGCGAAGCAGCGCGGTTTTATGCCCGCGGTTGTTAGCCGTGGCTATGGCGGTAAAGCACCGCACTATCCTTTTATTGTTAATGCTACAAGCCAGTCCTCAGAGTGTGGTGATGAGCCTTTGCTCATTCATCAGCGAACTCAGTGCCCTGTGATCGTTGACCCAAACCGCAGTGCAGCTTGTAAAGTAGCTGTCGAGCAGGGCAGTGACCTGATTATTTGTGATGACGGAATGCAACACTATGCCTTGCAACGCGATATAGAAATTGCGGTGATTGATGCTCAGCGTGGCTTAGGCAATGGTTTGTGTTTACCTGCTGGTCCTTTACGAGAAACAGCCTCTAGGCTATCAATGGTAGATCTGCTTGTGAGTAACGGCGAACCACTGTTTAATGCTCATAGTCACTTATTACAGTTGCAGGCCAGTGGTTTACGCCGCGTGAGGGATCAGCAATTAGTGAAGGATGTTACAGAGTTTGAAGCAGCTATTGCAGGAATTGGCAATCCAGCGCGCTTCTTTGATTCACTTGAAGGCTTAGGCTTTGACTGTAAGCAGCGAGTCAGCTTAGATGACCACAAGCACCTTAGTGAAGAACAACATAAAGAACTCCTTGAAAAACGTATAATCATGACAGAAAAGGATGCGATTAAATATCGTCATACAGCAGGTGATGAGTGGTATTATTTACCCGTGGATAGCATGCTGCCTGATGCGTTTTATCAGCAATTTTTCTCATTGTTACAGGAAAAAATTCATGTCAGTTGA
- a CDS encoding DUF2062 domain-containing protein, which yields MPKKTIQRFIPKTEDLKASKHLKFFGDWLHNPNLWHLNRRSAAGAFAIGLFVAFIPLPSQMIIAAALAIMFKVNLPLSVALVWISNPFTIPAIFYFCYLVGTGILGQPVADYHLELTWHGLEHLIATIGPAFLLGSLVNGIVFSVCGYFAINALWRYSVRRRYRKRR from the coding sequence ATGCCAAAAAAAACGATACAACGATTTATTCCTAAAACTGAAGATCTAAAAGCAAGCAAGCATCTAAAATTTTTTGGTGATTGGCTACACAACCCCAATTTGTGGCACCTTAATCGGCGCTCGGCTGCTGGGGCTTTCGCCATAGGTTTATTTGTAGCGTTTATTCCCTTGCCATCACAAATGATTATTGCAGCAGCTTTAGCCATTATGTTTAAGGTAAACTTGCCTCTTTCGGTAGCTTTGGTTTGGATATCAAACCCCTTTACCATCCCGGCAATATTTTATTTTTGTTATTTGGTAGGTACCGGGATCTTAGGCCAACCTGTTGCTGACTATCACTTAGAGCTCACTTGGCATGGTTTAGAACACTTGATTGCCACAATTGGGCCAGCGTTTTTATTAGGAAGTCTGGTTAACGGTATTGTTTTTTCGGTATGCGGGTATTTTGCTATTAACGCTCTTTGGCGTTACTCGGTAAGACGCCGTTATCGCAAACGCCGCTAA
- the kdsB gene encoding 3-deoxy-manno-octulosonate cytidylyltransferase codes for MKFIVVIPARYQSTRLPAKPLQDIAGKTMIERVYQQACKSGAERVVIATDDQRIVDVAQSFDAEVVLTSASHESGTERLAEVCEKLAFSDDTIVVNVQGDEPLIPPMVISQVAGLLEDAPEVKMASLSVPIYEDTDIHDPNVVKVVCDKDDHALYFSRSAVPHERDGDWQCEMYSRHIGIYAYRAHFVGEYLQLSPSPIEKMEKLEQLRVLWHGYKIKMARAIETPAHGVDTPEDLEKVRALFG; via the coding sequence ATGAAATTTATAGTGGTTATTCCAGCGCGCTATCAGTCTACCCGTTTACCGGCTAAGCCACTGCAAGATATCGCCGGTAAAACGATGATTGAAAGAGTCTATCAGCAGGCCTGTAAATCAGGTGCAGAACGCGTCGTTATTGCAACTGATGATCAACGTATCGTAGATGTTGCTCAGAGCTTTGATGCCGAGGTTGTTCTCACTTCCGCCTCTCACGAATCGGGTACTGAGCGTTTGGCGGAAGTGTGTGAAAAATTAGCATTCTCAGACGATACCATCGTTGTAAATGTTCAAGGTGACGAGCCACTAATTCCACCAATGGTGATATCCCAAGTCGCCGGTTTGTTAGAAGATGCGCCCGAAGTAAAAATGGCGAGTTTGTCGGTGCCTATATATGAGGATACAGACATTCATGACCCTAACGTTGTTAAGGTTGTGTGTGATAAAGACGACCACGCTTTGTATTTCAGCCGCTCGGCGGTGCCTCACGAAAGGGATGGGGACTGGCAATGCGAAATGTATTCTCGACATATAGGAATCTACGCGTATCGCGCTCACTTTGTTGGAGAATACCTGCAGCTTAGTCCGTCTCCCATTGAGAAAATGGAAAAACTAGAGCAGCTACGTGTTCTGTGGCACGGTTATAAAATCAAAATGGCTAGAGCCATCGAAACACCGGCTCATGGGGTAGATACTCCAGAAGATTTAGAGAAAGTACGCGCATTATTCGGCTGA
- the msbA gene encoding lipid A export permease/ATP-binding protein MsbA, whose product MIPDTATNTKANFLRLLSYVKDRKIGLIVAIIGMIGYGAVDTLFVYSIKPLIDEGLSGKNPAVLTYMPIFVLGIVLLRGICGFASSYGMSWVGGHLVMKIQRQIFNHLMLMPVSFFDKNPTGTLISKITYDSNQVSTAATASLVNLVRESATIIGLLILMFYNSWQLSLIFFVIGPPVGYAINLVSRRFRKISTNLQHAVGNVTTTSEQMLNGHKEILSFGGQPKEEARFNSASNMIRRQQMKMATVSAIANPAVQFIASIGLSIVLFAASSPELVAELSPGTFTIIVTSMMMLLKPLRVITQLNNDVQRAMAACTSLFTVMDMDTETDTGSHVTKRAKGKINLENVEFKYPTKNEIVLKGINLSIEAGQTVALVGRSGSGKSTIAGLLPKFYEVKSGQVLLDDIPVQDYQLKNLREQFAQVSQTVHLFSGTIAENIGYANENASREDIERVAEMANVTSFVEKFEEGFDTVIGEKGVMLSGGQRQRIAIARALLKDAPVLILDEATSALDTESERKIQQAIDRVCSDRTAIVIAHRLSTIENADMIVVLDEGVVIEQGSHAELMANQGDYYQLHQIQFGEK is encoded by the coding sequence ATGATTCCAGATACAGCTACGAATACAAAAGCTAACTTTCTCCGTTTATTAAGCTACGTTAAAGACCGTAAAATTGGTTTAATTGTCGCCATTATTGGCATGATAGGTTACGGCGCCGTAGATACGCTTTTTGTTTACTCTATCAAGCCGCTGATCGATGAAGGTTTGTCCGGTAAAAACCCGGCAGTGTTAACTTACATGCCGATCTTTGTATTAGGCATTGTATTGTTGCGTGGTATTTGTGGTTTTGCCAGTAGCTACGGTATGTCTTGGGTGGGTGGTCATCTAGTGATGAAAATTCAACGCCAGATATTTAATCATTTAATGCTAATGCCAGTATCGTTTTTTGATAAAAACCCAACAGGTACGCTGATTTCAAAAATCACCTATGACTCTAACCAAGTGAGCACGGCCGCCACTGCAAGTTTAGTGAATTTAGTGAGAGAAAGTGCCACCATTATTGGCTTGCTGATCCTTATGTTCTATAACAGCTGGCAGCTGTCGTTAATCTTTTTTGTAATCGGTCCACCAGTGGGATATGCAATCAATTTGGTGAGTCGCCGATTCCGTAAAATTAGTACTAACTTGCAGCACGCTGTGGGTAACGTGACCACTACCAGTGAGCAAATGCTTAATGGCCATAAAGAAATATTGTCATTTGGTGGTCAACCTAAAGAAGAAGCTCGTTTTAATAGTGCAAGCAACATGATTCGTCGCCAGCAAATGAAAATGGCAACAGTAAGCGCTATCGCCAACCCCGCTGTACAGTTTATTGCATCTATTGGCTTGTCGATTGTACTGTTTGCCGCATCATCTCCTGAGCTGGTGGCAGAACTAAGCCCTGGTACCTTTACCATCATTGTTACCTCTATGATGATGTTACTAAAGCCATTAAGAGTAATTACCCAATTAAATAACGATGTACAAAGAGCGATGGCTGCTTGTACCAGCTTATTTACCGTAATGGATATGGATACCGAAACTGATACCGGTAGCCATGTCACTAAACGTGCTAAGGGTAAAATCAACTTAGAGAATGTTGAGTTCAAGTATCCCACCAAAAATGAGATTGTGCTTAAGGGTATTAATCTAAGTATTGAAGCAGGGCAAACCGTTGCTTTGGTAGGGCGCTCTGGTAGTGGTAAATCAACCATCGCGGGCTTGTTGCCCAAGTTTTATGAAGTGAAATCTGGGCAAGTATTACTTGATGATATCCCTGTTCAAGATTACCAACTCAAAAACTTGCGTGAGCAATTTGCGCAAGTTTCACAAACTGTCCACTTATTTAGCGGCACCATTGCAGAGAACATTGGCTATGCCAATGAGAATGCCAGCCGAGAAGACATTGAGCGTGTGGCAGAGATGGCCAATGTAACTAGCTTTGTAGAAAAATTTGAAGAAGGCTTTGATACAGTGATTGGCGAAAAAGGAGTGATGCTCTCTGGTGGACAACGCCAGCGCATAGCGATTGCTCGCGCCTTATTAAAAGATGCGCCAGTACTGATTCTAGATGAGGCCACCTCAGCGCTTGATACCGAGTCAGAGCGAAAAATTCAGCAAGCAATTGACAGAGTATGTTCTGATAGAACCGCCATTGTGATTGCTCACCGCTTATCAACCATTGAAAACGCAGACATGATTGTTGTTCTTGATGAAGGTGTAGTGATTGAGCAGGGCAGCCATGCGGAGTTAATGGCTAATCAGGGTGACTACTACCAACTACATCAAATTCAATTTGGTGAAAAGTAA
- the lolE gene encoding lipoprotein-releasing ABC transporter permease subunit LolE translates to MRLPLSFFIGLRYHRAKNSNGFISFISASSTLGIVLGVAVLIIGLSVMNGFERELRDRFLAIVSHGELEAVNPPLIDHQQLLSSASEHSKVLGSAPYVSFSALVQKGKQMKALSLKGIDPSLEKNVTNLHQYVGDDAWQALANKQPQIVLGSGIAKLLNVVEGEQVTLLLPKANQQNRLSSPQRVRVKVVGLMRAGGQLDNQLAFINLAYAQELMKWQDGVSGISLRVTEPLQADEVVRSVAKTFPQLVYIKSWIRQHGYLYQDIQLVRTIMYAIMLLIVAVASFNIVSTLILAVSEKRGDIAILKTMGASDQTLLKSFIVYGSYNGVLGCAWGALLGVLGSFGLPKLVGLVETLIGHSLLSADIYFIDFLPVKLIWTDVIAVVAAALLLSMLATIWPAWQATRVKPAQELG, encoded by the coding sequence ATGCGCTTGCCTTTGTCATTCTTTATTGGCTTACGTTACCACCGTGCCAAAAATAGTAACGGCTTTATTTCGTTTATCTCGGCCTCTTCAACCTTAGGTATTGTGCTTGGTGTTGCTGTGCTTATTATCGGTCTTTCGGTAATGAATGGGTTTGAGCGTGAATTGCGGGATCGCTTTCTAGCTATTGTAAGCCATGGTGAACTTGAGGCTGTTAACCCACCCTTAATAGATCATCAACAGCTACTAAGCAGCGCCAGTGAACACAGCAAGGTGTTGGGGTCTGCGCCTTATGTTAGCTTTAGCGCCTTGGTGCAAAAAGGCAAACAGATGAAAGCCTTGTCGCTAAAAGGAATTGATCCAAGCCTCGAGAAAAATGTGACTAATCTTCATCAGTATGTAGGCGATGATGCTTGGCAAGCCCTGGCAAACAAACAGCCGCAAATTGTCTTGGGTTCGGGCATTGCTAAGTTGCTTAATGTAGTTGAAGGGGAGCAAGTAACATTGTTACTACCTAAAGCTAATCAACAAAACCGATTAAGCTCGCCGCAGCGGGTTCGAGTGAAAGTAGTTGGTTTGATGAGGGCTGGAGGGCAACTTGATAATCAATTGGCCTTTATTAACTTAGCCTATGCTCAAGAACTTATGAAATGGCAAGACGGTGTTTCGGGGATAAGCTTGCGGGTAACTGAACCCTTGCAGGCCGATGAGGTTGTTCGCTCGGTAGCCAAAACCTTTCCGCAATTGGTGTATATCAAAAGTTGGATCCGCCAACACGGATATTTATACCAAGACATTCAATTAGTCCGCACTATCATGTACGCAATCATGCTGCTGATTGTCGCAGTCGCTAGTTTCAATATCGTATCTACCTTGATATTGGCAGTAAGCGAAAAACGCGGTGATATAGCTATTTTGAAAACCATGGGGGCCAGTGATCAAACCTTGCTCAAGAGTTTTATTGTTTACGGCTCGTATAATGGTGTATTGGGATGCGCCTGGGGTGCTTTGCTAGGTGTATTGGGCAGTTTTGGCCTACCAAAGCTAGTTGGTTTAGTTGAAACGCTAATAGGTCATAGCCTGCTTTCAGCAGATATCTATTTTATCGATTTTCTACCGGTTAAGCTTATTTGGACAGATGTTATCGCGGTAGTGGCTGCGGCCTTGTTGTTGAGTATGTTAGCCACTATATGGCCAGCTTGGCAGGCTACCAGAGTTAAGCCGGCTCAAGAGCTAGGTTGA
- a CDS encoding DNA internalization-related competence protein ComEC/Rec2 — MNAFLLASLLAMTSSLFWPSLLSLPLLYVSFVALLALLWKRKLWAAGFIFGVCWMTSHALYYQSWLVTIQQKTANFSIIGEVLAVDNNQYWQKVTVELHHLDAQTSIALWQPKLTLYHSRSGKDFVELNAGQTIVAEVKLKPAFASINPAGFNYARWLVAKSVIGRGKLISYRLLEERPSFRELGLKKIVNSLQHYSYAGEMLALMSGDKRLLSLQHKQLYQQTGLGHLFVLSGLHLGIVAFWSWLLAKLLSAILRIHHQAVPIIFSLLCCLAFCWLANWQLSMMRALLMYSCSMLFIVLGNRRKVVSGLILSAFLILLIWPFSVYNNGFWLSYLAVAIVLLCLWLGPKNKLAMLVLIQLAIGLLMMPLQVLLFGLVPSSSLMLNLVAVPLFSLVLVPALLLLMLLIGINSILAKPLTPFIDGIFSYLYHSLEWLDANLSVSLSSSSIVIGLLLILPLCALLMLFYRQRLYWVLLLLLLLPSSSRLSLVNGHWQVYVLDVGQGLAVVVSHQGEALIYDTGPRFRSGFSYAESVVLPLIAELRTRRVDSIVISHGDIDHAGGREVLEQTYPQAKRYYGRDKRLPETYCQGSRKWGKLQLDFYLADLGDGNNGSCVLKISDSKTSLLLTGDIEQLAEQQLVKAGLNKINIMLSPHHGSNSSSSAGFIDSLSPEVVIHSSGAFNRFNFPHNAVLNRYGQSTQYITGRDGAIKLEIDDRSYQVYPYRYLKLSPWYQQIISW, encoded by the coding sequence ATGAATGCCTTTTTACTAGCAAGTTTGCTAGCAATGACTTCATCACTATTCTGGCCGAGCTTACTTAGCCTACCACTTCTATATGTTAGCTTCGTTGCACTTTTGGCTTTACTTTGGAAAAGAAAGCTTTGGGCTGCTGGCTTCATATTTGGTGTGTGCTGGATGACTAGCCACGCGCTGTATTATCAGTCATGGCTTGTTACTATCCAACAAAAAACGGCCAACTTTAGCATAATTGGTGAGGTCTTGGCAGTTGATAATAATCAATACTGGCAAAAAGTCACTGTAGAACTGCATCACTTAGATGCCCAAACAAGTATAGCCTTGTGGCAGCCAAAATTAACGCTTTATCATTCTCGCTCTGGGAAGGACTTTGTTGAACTGAATGCTGGCCAAACAATTGTTGCTGAGGTAAAGCTTAAACCCGCATTCGCCAGTATCAACCCTGCTGGGTTTAACTATGCAAGATGGCTGGTGGCTAAATCTGTAATCGGTCGCGGTAAACTGATTAGTTATCGCTTACTAGAAGAGAGGCCATCATTTCGAGAGCTCGGGTTAAAAAAAATAGTTAATTCGCTGCAGCACTACTCTTATGCTGGAGAAATGCTGGCGCTGATGAGCGGTGACAAACGACTTTTATCACTGCAACATAAACAGCTATACCAGCAAACAGGCCTCGGCCATCTATTCGTATTGTCCGGATTACATTTGGGCATCGTTGCATTTTGGTCTTGGCTACTAGCAAAACTGCTGAGTGCGATACTTCGCATCCACCATCAAGCTGTCCCAATCATCTTTAGCTTGCTTTGCTGCTTAGCATTTTGTTGGCTGGCGAACTGGCAGTTATCTATGATGAGAGCGCTGCTTATGTACAGCTGTTCGATGTTATTTATAGTGCTTGGGAATCGCAGGAAAGTTGTCTCGGGGCTAATACTTAGCGCTTTTCTTATTTTGCTAATTTGGCCCTTTAGTGTTTATAACAACGGCTTTTGGTTGTCTTATCTTGCTGTGGCCATCGTTTTATTATGTTTGTGGTTAGGGCCCAAAAACAAACTAGCCATGTTAGTACTGATTCAATTGGCTATTGGTTTGTTGATGATGCCGCTGCAAGTATTGTTATTTGGCTTGGTGCCCAGCTCCTCGCTAATGTTAAATCTAGTTGCAGTACCATTGTTTAGCTTGGTTTTGGTACCCGCATTGTTATTGCTGATGTTGCTTATTGGCATTAACAGTATTTTGGCAAAGCCTCTAACACCGTTTATTGATGGCATTTTTTCTTACCTTTATCACTCCTTAGAGTGGTTAGATGCTAATTTGTCAGTGAGCTTGAGTTCTTCGTCGATAGTTATCGGCTTATTGCTGATACTACCGCTATGCGCCCTTCTGATGCTGTTCTACCGTCAACGTTTATACTGGGTGCTGTTGTTACTGTTATTGCTACCTAGTAGCTCACGCCTAAGCCTAGTTAATGGGCATTGGCAAGTGTATGTGTTGGATGTAGGGCAAGGGCTTGCGGTAGTGGTATCTCATCAAGGAGAAGCGCTGATCTACGATACTGGGCCTAGGTTTCGTAGTGGCTTTAGCTATGCAGAGAGTGTGGTTCTGCCATTAATCGCAGAACTAAGAACTCGCCGTGTAGACAGTATTGTAATTAGTCATGGTGATATTGATCATGCTGGTGGGCGAGAAGTCTTGGAGCAAACTTACCCACAAGCGAAGCGATACTATGGCAGGGACAAACGCCTACCCGAAACCTATTGCCAAGGCAGCAGGAAATGGGGGAAGCTACAACTTGATTTTTATCTCGCGGATCTAGGCGACGGTAACAATGGCTCTTGTGTATTAAAAATCAGTGACAGCAAAACCAGCCTATTGCTGACAGGTGACATTGAACAACTGGCCGAACAACAGCTAGTTAAGGCTGGGTTAAATAAAATAAACATAATGTTAAGCCCTCACCACGGTAGTAATAGTTCATCTTCCGCAGGCTTTATTGATTCACTAAGCCCCGAAGTTGTGATCCATAGTAGTGGCGCATTCAACCGTTTTAACTTTCCCCATAACGCTGTGCTAAACCGTTATGGGCAGAGTACTCAATACATAACGGGTCGAGATGGCGCAATAAAACTTGAAATTGATGACCGTTCATACCAAGTTTATCCATATAGATATTTGAAATTGAGTCCGTGGTACCAACAAATCATCAGTTGGTGA
- a CDS encoding lipoprotein-releasing ABC transporter permease subunit: MKLIGFIAWRFSRGAKQQRFASFVSWFSTLGITLGVAALITVISVMNGFENQLKQRILNLVPHLTIANQQTLPDSLSSFSSAPLVLSEVVLQSSSNLHAAMMQGIDVKQQKDAALLREKMLIGELDSLQAGSYKVVIGIGTANALGVRLGDTIRLLATDRLVYTPLGEMPSQRNFVVSGIFEFAAEVDKQFILVNIEDSARLLRSPLESVSQQRVFLDDPFKIENIAASLKQDAIEFQDWRRYYGELFAAVKMEKNMMGMLFCLIIAVAAFNILSSLVMMVGEKRSDVAILQTLGLSRGKVVMVFIMQGAWSGCIGAAVGALSGWWLSSNINSVMSGIGLNFAANFGGAGLPVLQRSEQILFITIAAMLLSIVATIYPAWRASKIHPAEALRYE; encoded by the coding sequence ATGAAATTAATTGGCTTTATTGCATGGCGGTTCTCGCGAGGAGCCAAACAGCAACGTTTTGCTTCGTTTGTGAGTTGGTTTTCTACCTTGGGTATTACTTTAGGGGTGGCCGCGTTAATTACGGTTATCTCGGTAATGAATGGCTTTGAAAACCAGTTAAAGCAACGTATCTTAAATTTGGTTCCTCACCTAACCATTGCTAACCAGCAAACTTTACCTGACAGTTTATCCTCATTTTCTAGTGCGCCCTTGGTGCTGAGTGAAGTGGTACTGCAAAGCAGCAGTAACCTGCATGCAGCAATGATGCAGGGTATTGATGTGAAGCAGCAAAAGGATGCTGCTTTACTGCGTGAAAAGATGCTAATTGGCGAGCTTGATAGTTTGCAAGCAGGCAGTTACAAGGTAGTGATTGGTATTGGTACCGCTAACGCATTGGGTGTGCGTTTAGGCGATACTATTCGACTGCTCGCCACCGACAGATTAGTGTATACCCCGTTAGGTGAAATGCCTTCTCAACGTAACTTTGTGGTATCAGGTATTTTTGAGTTTGCTGCTGAAGTCGACAAACAATTTATCCTGGTGAACATAGAAGATAGCGCGCGTTTACTGCGCTCACCGCTAGAGTCTGTGAGCCAACAGCGGGTGTTTCTCGATGACCCTTTCAAGATAGAAAACATTGCGGCTAGCCTCAAGCAAGATGCCATTGAATTCCAAGATTGGCGCCGTTATTACGGTGAATTATTTGCCGCAGTTAAAATGGAAAAGAACATGATGGGTATGTTGTTTTGCTTAATTATTGCTGTCGCGGCTTTCAACATTTTATCTAGCTTAGTAATGATGGTGGGCGAAAAACGCAGTGATGTAGCCATTTTGCAAACATTGGGTTTATCACGCGGCAAAGTGGTAATGGTGTTTATAATGCAAGGCGCTTGGAGCGGTTGTATTGGTGCTGCCGTGGGTGCCTTAAGCGGTTGGTGGTTAAGTTCTAATATTAACAGTGTTATGTCGGGCATTGGCCTTAATTTCGCTGCAAACTTTGGTGGCGCCGGCTTACCAGTGTTACAGCGCAGTGAGCAAATTTTATTTATCACCATCGCAGCGATGTTATTAAGCATTGTAGCGACTATTTATCCCGCTTGGCGCGCCAGCAAAATTCATCCCGCAGAGGCTCTTCGATATGAGTGA